The following DNA comes from Eleginops maclovinus isolate JMC-PN-2008 ecotype Puerto Natales chromosome 8, JC_Emac_rtc_rv5, whole genome shotgun sequence.
AGAAAGCAGGAAGCATGAATCCACAGAGCAGTGAAAACTGTGTCTTGGTTTATAAACGTGTTCCTTTATGTTTCAGACGAGGACTGTCCGGAGGAAGGTCTGACGGTTCTGCACGCCGGATTACACGAGTTCGCCTTCAGCTTCAACCTGCCTCAGATGTGAGTATtgaagtatatttactcaaatacaaccTTAAAGTACTTTCCTTCAGTGTTTACATTCCCTGCTTCATCATCCCTCTCCACTCAGAGGGGGGACTTTTACTGAGTGGAACAAGTATAGTAGATGCTGCACATGGTTCAACGAGGTGGTGAAGAATCAGTGTCAGAACTTTAAAAACCCCGGGGGAAttgtcttcctttttgttttgcaacagTTAAGAAATAGAAGATAAATAGAAtcaaatattatataaacattaGAAGCATaatctgcaaaaataaaataagaaatttgagtaaaatgtctaaaaatagtattaaaaaatataaaataacaataaaaaatatattaataacaataaaatatataaaataataaaatatataaaataacaataaaaaatatattaaataataataaaaagacataaacaatgataataataatatatacaatacaaatgttgtaataaaataataaagaaatacataaatagtaaaaataatGAGTAAAACAGATGAGTAAAATGATGCTGTAAGTGCACTTAAACTCTTCTTTTTTCATCCAAACGTTTTTCAGAGTTATTTTAAGAccatatttatacttttacttaagtgaagCCACTGAGTACTTCAGACAGTTACACCCAGATACCCTGGCAGTACACAGACCCTCTAATGTACATTTGATCTGGGATTAATTACAGAGTTAAATCCCTGATCAAATGGAGGGTCTTGAGCATCTTCTCAGTGATTGTAATGGTTTGTTGAATGTCTGTTTCCCGGAATCCTCTCCTAATAAGTTTCCTTGTTGATGTCCAACTTGTAAAGTATTATGCTATCGTACTAATGCTCTGGGTTTCTGCAGGGCTCTGGCCACGTCCTTCGAGGGGAAGCACGGCAGCGTCCGGTACTGGGTGAAGGCGGAGCTGCACCGGCCCTGGCTGCTGCCGGTCAAAGTGAAGAAAGAGTTCATTGTGTTCGAACACATCGACATCAACACGCCGCTGCTGCTGGTACGAGGctctgcacacactcacacactctctcacagagccgggacacacacacatcttagaAGTTCAGATGCTGAAGGGTCGATGGTTGTGTGTTCCAGGCTCCTCAGGCCGGGTCCAAAGAGAAGACTCTGTGCTGCTGGTTCTGTGCCTCAGGCCCGATCTCCCTCAGTGCCAAGATCGAGAGGAAGGGCTACACCCCAGGTGAAAAGACCCTCCTCTTCACTccttcatctcttcctcctcctcctcttcctcactcctcACTTATGTCGCTTCTCTCTCAGTCCGGCAGACTGATCTCTTCTCCCTTCTCTCCAAGGCGAGTCGATCCAGATCTTCACCGAAGTGGAGAACTGCTCGTCCCGGGTGGTGGTTCCCAAGGCGGCGCTGTACCAGACGCAGACCTTCTTCGCCAAGGGGAAGGGGAAGCAGATCCAGCAGCTGGTGTCCAACCTGAGGGGCGACCCCCTCCCACAGGGCAAGAGCCAGAGCTGGGAGGGCAAGCTGCTGAAGATCCCCCCCGTCTCCCCCTCCATCTTGGACTGCCCCATCATCCGGGTGGAGTACGTCCTCGTGGTGAGTTCAGACTAAAGTGTAGGACCAGAAATAAACTCTAGAGGAACACAGACCCCTCCCTCAAGTTAAAGTAGGGGTTTCATAAGGTATAAACACTCTCAAAATTCCCTAAATACAAAATGATCATGCAGTAGAAAAGGTTATAGTACATTTAGCAAAAAGTcaatacaaatgcatttaaaatatacagttcAGATGCAGGGAAAGAGATGCCACATGTTCAGGTAAGAGAATactgaatataaaaacagaTGTACAGTTGATAAAAAGTTTATAgaatatgaaagaaaacaatgtgaaatgCAGTAAAAGGGAATAGTAATTACCATAAAACATGGACGGTTGCAGTAGAAAGTAAGTTCTAAATATACAGTTCAAGTCGTAGgaaaaaagtgtattaaaataaaaaaacatcaagataTAAAATATCGGATTACTGTACAGAACAAGCTCgagaaaatatagaaatataaaatcaaGAAGCAGTAAAAGTATGCGTTAAATATGGAGTTgagaagtacaaaagtatacAAGATGTTGCAGGAAATGTGTATTAAATCAgaatataaaatcataaaacGTTCCAAATTGTCAAATTTTAGAGCCTCCAAAGTCCTGAAAGaggtctttttatttttgcattaaagatcaattaaatataataatgaatcCTATAAATTAAgactgattgtgtgtgtgtgtgtgtgcgcaggggCGTCAGAGTACACAGTGTTCAAATATCTCACACACGTCCCCTGTCGTGTGTAACGCACCATAGGTCATGTGTATATGAAAATACTCCTACTACACCCCGGGGGCTCAGATGAAGCGGTCCAAATgtttgtcaaacacacacacaccctatgcgtgcaggtgtgtgtgtgttttatgcagTACAAGCAGTACAAAAGTTaacaaaatatgcaaaagaaaaccaaagaaATTCCATAAAAAAGTcgaaaaatgtgaaaatatgaaattaaaacGCAGGAAGAATTAATGCAAAATATACAGTTAAGATGCAGTTTGactaaataactaaataatgaGACATGTGTTATAATGTTATAATAATGagacatgtgttataataatgggacatgtgttataataatgagacatgtgttataataatgagacatgtgttataataatgagacatgtgttataataatgagacatgtgttataataatggGACATGTGTTATAAGAATGggacatgtgttataataatgagacatgtgttataataatgggacatgtgttataataatgagacatgtgttataataatgggacatgtgttataataatggACATGTGTTATATAATGGAGACACTGTGTGATAATAATAAGACATGTGTTATAAACATGAGGACATGAGATATAATAATAGACATGTGTTATATAATGGAGAccatgtgttataataatgagGACATGTGTTATAATATGGGACATGTGTTATAATATTGAGGACAATGTGTTATAATACTGCGACATGTGTACTAATAATTGGGACATGTGTTTAATAAGGGACATTGTGTATCATACTGagacatgtgttataataatggAGACATGTGTTATATAATGAGACATGAGTTATAATAAAGGGACATGTGTATATAATGACATGGGGACATTGTGTTATAAagacatgtgttataataatggGACCAGGTTACATGTTATAATAATGGAGACATGTGTTAGAAGAAAGGACCTTGTTATACCATTCATAGAGACATGTGATATAATAATGGGCCATGTGTTATAAGAcaatgtgttataataatgggacatgtgttataataatggGACAGTTATAAAATCATAAACTGTTCAAATTGTCAAATTATAGAGTCAAAGTCCTAAAAAAGggacatgtgtttttatagggcattttaaaaaatacaattaaatataataatgacaTCTATAAATTTTAAATAATGAGTGTGTtgttatgagtgtgtgtatatatagtgtgttatatgggtGTGTTATGTATGGAGTGTTTATATGCGCATGGGCGTCAGAAAACGAACAGtgttataatataaagtacatgtGGTGTAAGCAATAATagacatgtgttataataatacTGGTATACACCCCGGAATGGTTTAATATGAACGGTCAAATATAGTGGTAAATAACACACATGGTCAAATAATGCATGGTgttagtgtgttatatatgaGTACAAGtgttataaaatgtaacatatttataataaggAACAAagaattcataaaaaaaaggtcaaaaaatGGTggaaaaatgaatttaaaagcaGGTGTTATAAAATAGACATGTTTATGAAGTGTTATATAATGagacatgtgttataataatgagATAATATGagacatgtgttataataatggacatgtgttataataatgggacatgtgttataataatggacatgtgttataataatgggacatgtgttataataatgggacatgtgttataataatgagacatgtgttataataatgaggacatgtgttataataatgggacatgtgttataataatgagacatgtgttataataatgagacatgtgttataataatgggacatgtgttataataatgagACATGTGTTATAAAATGggacatgtgttataataatgagacatgtgttataataatgagacatgtgttataataatgagacatgtgttataataatggacatgtgttataataatggacatgtgttataataatggacatgtgttataataatgagacatgtgttataataatgagacatgtgttataataatgagacatgtgttataataatgggacatgtgttataataatgggacatgtgttataataatggGACAGATATTTTGTCACAGTAATCCACTGTGAGGGGAGACTCTGATCAGTAACTgtacaggaacacacactcacacacacttcctgtttgcgtGCAGGTGTATGTGGACGTACCCGGCGGGTTGAATCTGTCTCTGTCGCTGCCGCTGGTCATCGGGACGATCCCTCTGCACGCCACCACCTCCAGAACCTCCAGcatcagcagctcctgcagcagctggatggGCCTGACGGAGAGACCCGAGGGTACGTACGGAGAACAcagcatatttatttcattgttcttaatttgaattattttacatttaattattatgattttattttgtttattttattcttatttttattaataactacatttatttaattatagaGAACTTCAAGGAAACCAAATTCTGTATTCCAAGCAtctctaatgtgtgtgtgtgtgtgtgtgtgtgtgtgtgtgtgtgtgtgtgtgtgtgtgtgtgtgtgtgtgtgtgtgtgtgtcctttttttttattgcagccCCCCCGAGTTACAGTGAGCTGGCAATATCAGAGGCTCACAGGAGGGACTGTCTGCACGGCTGTGATAGgtcaggggtgggggggggcagaggaCCAGGGATCTCTGCTCACTTACATCACAGAGTTCAGATATCTGCCCCCCCCTCTCTACGctgaggtacacacacacacacacacacacacacacacacacacacacacacacacacacacacacacacatacttgaaCAGCTATGATGCAATAAAGAACGATTAAAATACCCAAAAATACGGAGAAATGAT
Coding sequences within:
- the arrdc3b gene encoding LOW QUALITY PROTEIN: arrestin domain-containing protein 3b (The sequence of the model RefSeq protein was modified relative to this genomic sequence to represent the inferred CDS: deleted 1 base in 1 codon), with product MVLGKVRVLAIYFDSLNENNLPAFSGGDLVSGRVVVEVTGDVRVKSLDVTARGVAKVRWTESRNTGANTAYTQNYTEEVEYLHHYDTLIGEERDEDCPEEGLTVLHAGLHEFAFSFNLPQMALATSFEGKHGSVRYWVKAELHRPWLLPVKVKKEFIVFEHIDINTPLLLAPQAGSKEKTLCCWFCASGPISLSAKIERKGYTPGESIQIFTEVENCSSRVVVPKAALYQTQTFFAKGKGKQIQQLVSNLRGDPLPQGKSQSWEGKLLKIPPVSPSILDCPIIRVEYVLVVYVDVPGGLNLSLSLPLVIGTIPLHATTSRTSSISSSCSSWMGLTERPEAPPSYSELAISEAHRRDCLHGCDRSGVGGGEDQGSLLTYITEFRYLPPPLYAEVDPYPDPVEVFGAAEVRRPDTCPSR